The DNA segment TCCGCCTTGATCGCTGCAAACAGCTCGGCGACGAACTCGAGCTGCAGCGTTGGCTCTCCACCGGAGACCGTGATTCCGCTCAGGAAGGGTCGACGAGGCCGCAAAAGGGCGAGCATGTCCTCGATTCCATAATCACTCACCATCGGATTGGCATCGACCGGGCAGGCCGTCAGGCATGCATCACACTCATCGCAGGCATCGGCGTCGAAGACAACCCGCCCAGCCTGCATCGAGAGAGCGCCGGCCTCGCAGACCGGGATGCACTCGCCGCAGTGGTTGCAGATCCCGATGGTATGCGGATTCTGGCAGCCCAAACAGTGGAAGTTACAACCCTGCATGAAAATGACGAGCCGGTTGCCCGGCCCGTCCACGAATGAGCAAGGGACGATCTTACTGACCGTAGCTCGGATGCAATTCATGGCCGACGACTCGGGACCGCCTCTTCAGGATCCCGGTGGTCTCGATCGCCTCCGATCCG comes from the bacterium genome and includes:
- the yjjW gene encoding YjjW family glycine radical enzyme activase, whose protein sequence is MNCIRATVSKIVPCSFVDGPGNRLVIFMQGCNFHCLGCQNPHTIGICNHCGECIPVCEAGALSMQAGRVVFDADACDECDACLTACPVDANPMVSDYGIEDMLALLRPRRPFLSGITVSGGEPTLQLEFVAELFAAIKADPALSGLSCFIDSNGCLGPSAWEKVLPVTDGVMIDIKAFGSARHRDLTGQSNGETLRSARLVHAAGRLYELRFLLIPGVTDGSAELDGLAEFVRSLGTDLRVKLNAFQRHGV